The proteins below are encoded in one region of Danio rerio strain Tuebingen ecotype United States chromosome 14, GRCz12tu, whole genome shotgun sequence:
- the fgf1a gene encoding putative fibroblast growth factor 1 isoform X1, with protein MTEADIAVKSSPRDYKKLTRLYCMNGGFHLQILADGTVAGAADENTYSILRIKATSPGVVVIEGSETGLYLSMNEHGKLYASSLVTDESYFLEKMEENHYNTYQSQKHGENWWSRKRTEA; from the exons ATGACCGAGGCCGATATTGCGGTAAAGTCCAGCCCGCGCGACTATAAAAAACTGACGCGGCTGTACTGTATGAATGGAGGATTTCACCTTCAGATCCTGGCGGACGGGACAGTGGCTGGAGCAGCAGACGAAAACACATACA GCATACTGCGCATAAAAGCAACAAGTCCAGGAGTGGTGGTGATCGAAGGATCAGAAACAGGTCTTTACCTCTCGATGAATGAACATGGCAAGCTGTACGCTTCA TCATTAGTGACGGATGAAAGTTATTTCCTGGAGAAGATGGAGGAAAACCACTACAACACATATCAGTCTCAAAAGCACGGTGAAAACTG GTGGAGCAGGAAGAGGACTGAGGCATGA
- the fgf1a gene encoding putative fibroblast growth factor 1 (The RefSeq protein has 1 substitution compared to this genomic sequence), whose protein sequence is MTEADIAVKSSPRDYKKLTRLYCMNGGFHLQILADGTVAGAADENTYSILRIKATSPGVVVIEGSETGLYLSMNEHGKLYASSLVTDESYFLEKMEENHYNTYQSQKYGENWYVGIKKNGKMKRGPRTHIGQKAIFFLPRQVEQEED, encoded by the exons ATGACCGAGGCCGATATTGCGGTAAAGTCCAGCCCGCGCGACTATAAAAAACTGACGCGGCTGTACTGTATGAATGGAGGATTTCACCTTCAGATCCTGGCGGACGGGACAGTGGCTGGAGCAGCAGACGAAAACACATACA GCATACTGCGCATAAAAGCAACAAGTCCAGGAGTGGTGGTGATCGAAGGATCAGAAACAGGTCTTTACCTCTCGATGAATGAACATGGCAAGCTGTACGCTTCA TCATTAGTGACGGATGAAAGTTATTTCCTGGAGAAGATGGAGGAAAACCACTACAACACATATCAGTCTCAAAAGCACGGTGAAAACTGGTACGTCGGAATAAAAAAGAACGGGAAAATGAAACGGGGCCCAAGAACTCACATCGGACAAAAGGCCATTTTCTTTCTTCCACGACAGGTGGAGCAGGAAGAGGACTGA